In Shewanella sp. VB17, a single genomic region encodes these proteins:
- a CDS encoding DUF885 domain-containing protein, whose protein sequence is MKKARLPLMIALTFFGLTACQHQDLSTPIVPVTVNKENVSFRQFSSHFLSDFWRESPTWALYSGYHKYDGVLKVPNEPNRALSIAFNKQELAKLARFDLATLSPNERIDYHLIKDLLTRALWDITTFKSWQWDPSTYNVAGGFAQLINEDFAPLDSRLRSVLARLNNVPAYYEAARQNIVNPTLEHTQLALMQNQGALSVLDDNLLDSAKNSGLTTADKLLFEKRINLSILAITEHIEWLSTLVTKLEQQGARSFRIGEERYEQKFSFEIQSGMSAKALYEKALEDKTRVQEEMAKITSQLWSTYFDTHQPKDQNKATRQLIDKLSTKHVKRENFVDEVRAQIPELIKFVNENSLVSLNPEKPLVVRETPTYMRGFAGASISAPGPYEKSSNTYYNVTPLDAMDDEAAESYLREYNHWILQVLNIHEAIPGHYTQLVYSNESPSMIKSLFGNGAMVEGWAVYTERMMLEEGYGHFEPEMWLMYYKWNLRVIVNTILDYSIHVKGMTEQEAMSLMTEEAFQQTAEAQGKWKRATLSQVQLTSYYSGYREIYDFREELKKVEGDKFDLKTFHEHFLRYGSAPVKYIRQLMLDE, encoded by the coding sequence ATGAAAAAAGCAAGATTACCCTTGATGATTGCCTTGACATTTTTCGGGCTCACAGCCTGTCAACATCAGGATCTCAGTACGCCAATAGTGCCTGTAACAGTGAACAAAGAGAACGTTAGTTTTCGTCAATTTTCTTCACATTTCTTGAGTGATTTTTGGCGGGAGTCCCCCACCTGGGCATTGTACAGCGGCTATCACAAATATGATGGTGTGTTAAAAGTTCCTAATGAGCCAAATCGCGCGTTATCCATTGCGTTTAATAAGCAAGAACTGGCTAAATTAGCTCGTTTTGACTTAGCCACATTGTCACCTAACGAACGTATCGATTACCATTTAATTAAGGATCTGTTAACGCGTGCTCTATGGGATATCACGACATTCAAATCTTGGCAGTGGGATCCTAGTACTTACAATGTCGCTGGAGGATTTGCTCAGCTTATTAATGAAGATTTTGCTCCCCTTGATTCTCGACTTCGCTCTGTACTTGCGCGACTTAACAATGTACCTGCTTATTATGAAGCGGCACGGCAAAATATTGTCAACCCGACATTGGAGCATACGCAATTAGCATTAATGCAGAATCAAGGGGCATTATCTGTGCTGGATGATAATTTGCTTGATTCAGCAAAAAATTCAGGACTCACAACAGCAGATAAATTACTATTTGAAAAAAGAATTAATTTGTCTATTTTGGCTATTACTGAACATATTGAATGGTTATCAACTTTAGTCACTAAATTAGAGCAACAAGGAGCGCGGAGTTTTAGAATTGGTGAAGAACGCTATGAGCAGAAGTTTTCGTTTGAGATCCAATCGGGTATGAGTGCTAAGGCGCTGTATGAAAAAGCCCTTGAAGATAAGACAAGAGTTCAGGAAGAGATGGCTAAGATCACATCTCAGTTATGGTCTACGTATTTTGATACCCATCAACCTAAAGATCAAAATAAAGCGACGCGCCAGTTGATCGATAAATTGTCAACCAAACATGTTAAGCGTGAGAACTTCGTTGATGAGGTGAGGGCACAAATTCCTGAGCTAATAAAGTTTGTTAATGAGAACAGCCTAGTTAGCCTTAATCCAGAAAAACCATTAGTTGTTCGTGAAACCCCTACCTATATGCGTGGTTTTGCTGGAGCATCAATTAGCGCACCAGGTCCCTATGAAAAGTCGAGTAATACTTATTACAATGTGACACCACTGGATGCTATGGATGATGAGGCTGCCGAAAGCTATTTACGTGAATATAACCATTGGATTTTACAGGTGCTGAATATTCATGAAGCGATCCCGGGTCATTATACTCAATTGGTATATTCAAATGAGTCCCCTAGCATGATTAAAAGTCTATTTGGTAATGGTGCCATGGTTGAAGGTTGGGCTGTGTATACCGAACGTATGATGCTTGAAGAAGGCTATGGTCATTTCGAGCCTGAAATGTGGCTGATGTATTACAAGTGGAATTTACGTGTCATAGTGAACACAATCCTCGATTACAGCATTCATGTGAAGGGGATGACTGAGCAAGAAGCAATGAGCTTGATGACAGAAGAAGCATTCCAGCAGACAGCTGAAGCTCAAGGAAAGTGGAAAAGAGCGACGCTTAGTCAAGTGCAGTTAACCAGTTACTATTCAGGGTATCGTGAGATTTATGATTTTCGTGAGGAGCTCAAAAAAGTAGAAGGAGATAAGTTTGATTTAAAGACTTTTCATGAGCATTTTTTACGTTATGGTAGTGCGCCAGTTAAGTATATACGACAGTTAATGCTCGACGAGTAA
- a CDS encoding response regulator transcription factor: MNKVLLVDDDVVFRALLEQALEEEGYHVVCAEDGMMALSILENEKPDIILLDIMMPKLDGFGLLLARKEPIPVIIISAIDCEYDRIKGYELGADDFLIKPFNIKELLVRILALQRRVDLVRSERIGLVEHIQDDIKFDDMQYCVSIATKKVLLTQTEFKLFKYLFERKGEVITKQELQRSVLQKELGRFDRNLDMHISNTRRKLADIALPKTLINTVRGQGYSFAS, from the coding sequence ATGAACAAAGTACTTTTGGTGGATGATGACGTCGTTTTTAGAGCGTTATTAGAGCAAGCACTCGAAGAAGAAGGTTATCACGTTGTCTGCGCTGAAGATGGCATGATGGCATTATCAATATTAGAAAATGAAAAGCCTGACATTATTTTACTGGATATTATGATGCCAAAATTAGACGGTTTTGGTTTATTGTTAGCACGAAAAGAACCGATCCCAGTGATTATTATTTCTGCCATCGACTGTGAATATGATAGAATTAAGGGCTACGAATTAGGGGCTGATGACTTTCTTATAAAACCTTTTAATATCAAAGAATTGCTAGTTAGAATTTTGGCATTGCAACGTCGTGTTGATTTGGTTCGTTCAGAGCGAATTGGATTGGTTGAGCATATTCAAGATGACATTAAATTTGATGATATGCAATACTGCGTCTCTATTGCTACTAAGAAGGTGTTACTCACTCAAACAGAATTTAAATTATTTAAATATTTGTTTGAGCGAAAAGGTGAGGTGATCACTAAACAAGAGTTGCAGCGTAGTGTATTACAAAAAGAGCTTGGTAGGTTCGATCGAAATTTAGATATGCATATCAGTAATACCCGCAGAAAACTGGCCGATATAGCGTTACCTAAAACGTTAATCAACACCGTTAGAGGCCAGGGTTACAGCTTTGCATCTTAG
- a CDS encoding carboxypeptidase family protein codes for MRISANFDGGNIEVINQDNIKDVQLAIRPDVGDEFFQWFNFRLEGEIGCQYRLNIVNADLASYPAGWDNYQAVATYDRQQWFRLPTVYKEGTLSIDVELDCDSIQIAYFAPYSYERHQDLLASVQIHPLVSLEHLGLTLDGRDMTLINVGDNDESKANIWITARQHPGETMAEWLVEGLLNSLLDGDNVNAKALLDKANFYIVPNMNPDGSVRGHLRTNALGVNLNREWQHPSLEKSPEVYYVTHKMKETGVDLFYDVHGDEALPFVFLAGCEGIPSYDESKVKLQKQFVDALLLTSADFQTEFGYDKDEPGKANMTVASNWVGETFSCLSNTLEMPFKDNDNMPDQMTGWSPERSMYFGEASLIAMLAVVDHLR; via the coding sequence ATGCGGATCAGCGCCAATTTTGATGGTGGTAATATTGAAGTTATCAACCAAGATAATATTAAAGATGTGCAACTGGCTATTCGTCCCGATGTGGGTGATGAATTTTTTCAGTGGTTCAATTTTCGTTTAGAAGGTGAAATAGGCTGTCAATATCGGCTGAATATTGTCAATGCTGATTTAGCTTCTTACCCTGCAGGCTGGGATAATTATCAAGCCGTGGCAACCTATGATAGACAACAATGGTTTCGTCTTCCTACAGTATATAAAGAAGGGACGCTCAGCATTGACGTCGAGCTAGATTGCGATTCGATTCAAATTGCTTATTTTGCCCCCTACAGTTACGAGCGTCATCAAGATCTCCTCGCGTCAGTTCAAATTCATCCATTAGTCAGCCTTGAACATTTAGGGTTAACGTTAGACGGTCGTGATATGACGTTAATTAACGTCGGTGATAATGATGAGTCTAAAGCGAATATTTGGATCACAGCTCGCCAACACCCTGGTGAAACCATGGCTGAATGGTTGGTTGAGGGCTTGTTAAATAGCTTGTTAGATGGTGATAATGTTAACGCTAAAGCGCTGCTCGATAAAGCTAATTTTTACATTGTGCCTAATATGAATCCAGACGGTAGTGTTCGTGGTCATCTAAGAACCAATGCTCTCGGGGTTAATTTAAATCGAGAATGGCAACATCCATCTTTGGAAAAGAGTCCAGAAGTTTATTATGTGACTCATAAGATGAAAGAAACAGGTGTGGATTTGTTTTATGATGTACACGGTGACGAAGCGCTTCCTTTTGTTTTTCTTGCAGGCTGTGAAGGGATCCCATCGTATGACGAGTCTAAGGTTAAACTGCAGAAACAATTCGTCGATGCATTATTATTAACCAGTGCTGACTTTCAAACTGAGTTTGGCTATGATAAAGATGAACCGGGTAAGGCGAATATGACCGTTGCTTCCAATTGGGTTGGCGAAACATTTTCTTGCCTGTCAAACACATTAGAGATGCCGTTTAAAGATAATGATAATATGCCAGATCAGATGACCGGTTGGTCACCTGAGCGATCTATGTATTTCGGTGAGGCTTCTTTGATTGCTATGTTAGCAGTCGTTGATCATTTACGGTGA
- a CDS encoding zinc ribbon domain-containing protein, which translates to MALIECSTCNKRISSKASHCQYCGCHVSEDTELVSKISHIKRSNQLINHGLLSMSVFIAGVVVWCWGGESAQGLRAYIGSACFVVGFVGYLITRLRIVIHKRKKV; encoded by the coding sequence ATGGCGTTGATTGAATGTTCAACTTGCAATAAACGGATCTCAAGTAAAGCAAGCCATTGCCAATATTGCGGTTGCCATGTGTCAGAAGATACCGAGCTTGTGAGTAAAATCTCTCACATCAAACGTTCGAATCAGCTGATTAATCATGGATTATTGTCCATGTCTGTGTTTATTGCAGGTGTAGTGGTGTGGTGTTGGGGTGGCGAGTCAGCCCAAGGTTTACGCGCTTATATTGGCAGTGCCTGTTTTGTTGTTGGCTTTGTTGGTTACCTTATCACTCGCTTGCGGATTGTGATACATAAACGGAAAAAAGTATGA
- a CDS encoding YeaC family protein, whose translation MSEEINKMIDEMPELVYERLRGGVELGKWEDGTVLSPAQRESTLQLVMLYQARRLNQTDHFTISRGGALNELSKSELKKQFKGEAIAEFKEKDL comes from the coding sequence ATGAGTGAAGAAATTAATAAGATGATTGATGAGATGCCAGAGCTTGTCTATGAGCGACTTCGTGGTGGTGTTGAACTGGGAAAATGGGAAGATGGTACGGTGTTATCGCCTGCACAACGTGAATCGACTCTGCAACTGGTTATGCTATACCAAGCAAGAAGACTCAATCAAACTGATCATTTCACGATTAGTCGTGGAGGGGCGCTAAACGAACTGTCGAAGTCTGAGCTTAAGAAACAGTTTAAAGGTGAGGCTATCGCCGAGTTTAAAGAGAAAGATTTGTAA
- the ansA gene encoding asparaginase, with protein MTKRSIYVAYTGGTIGMQKTAQGFAPIAGFLTDCVKSMPEFYHDEMPNFVIHEYSPLIDSSDMAPTDWQRLANDIKDNYDLYDGFVILHGTDTMAFTASALSFMLQGLSKPVIVTGSQIPLAQLRSDGQTNLLNSLYIAANYPIAEVSLFFNNKLFRGNRTTKAHADGFGAFASPNFPLLVDAGIKIRLKAGVIATKGPKELAVATISPQPIGVVTLYPGITTDIIENILQQPVKALIILTYGVGNAPKNPALLKVLSDASNRGVILVNLTQCWQGKVNMKGYATGHALEAAGVISGSDMTTEATLAKLHYLLSKPLTPDEVRTAMQQDLVGELTED; from the coding sequence ATGACAAAACGTTCCATCTACGTTGCCTATACAGGCGGCACCATAGGTATGCAAAAAACGGCGCAAGGATTTGCACCCATCGCAGGGTTTCTCACCGACTGTGTTAAATCTATGCCTGAGTTTTACCATGATGAAATGCCTAATTTTGTCATACATGAATACAGTCCTTTAATTGACTCTTCAGATATGGCCCCCACCGATTGGCAAAGGCTCGCCAATGACATCAAAGATAATTATGATCTTTATGATGGCTTTGTTATCTTGCATGGCACTGACACCATGGCCTTTACCGCTTCAGCCCTTTCCTTTATGCTGCAAGGACTTTCAAAACCGGTCATAGTGACAGGATCACAGATCCCATTGGCACAGTTAAGATCTGATGGACAAACTAACTTATTAAACTCGCTTTACATCGCCGCAAACTATCCAATTGCTGAGGTATCTTTATTTTTCAACAATAAATTGTTCAGAGGTAATAGAACCACAAAAGCACATGCTGATGGATTTGGTGCTTTTGCATCACCCAACTTTCCTTTGTTAGTCGATGCGGGTATTAAAATTCGGTTAAAAGCCGGAGTGATAGCCACCAAAGGCCCAAAAGAGCTAGCCGTCGCAACGATTAGCCCACAGCCTATTGGCGTAGTGACCCTCTACCCAGGGATCACCACAGATATCATTGAAAATATTTTACAGCAACCCGTTAAAGCGTTAATTATTCTGACTTATGGAGTAGGGAATGCACCAAAAAATCCCGCGCTGTTAAAGGTGCTCTCTGATGCATCCAACAGAGGGGTTATACTTGTTAATCTAACACAATGTTGGCAAGGTAAGGTCAACATGAAAGGCTATGCAACCGGTCATGCTTTAGAAGCGGCTGGGGTGATAAGTGGATCAGACATGACCACTGAAGCGACACTGGCTAAATTACATTATTTGCTATCTAAACCTTTGACACCCGATGAAGTTCGAACCGCGATGCAGCAAGATTTAGTCGGTGAATTAACCGAGGATTAA
- the sppA gene encoding signal peptide peptidase SppA: protein MPANPSLVKRMSRLLWRTLNGVRKLILNVIFFGLLIAIIVSISIDDNVEIEAGSALVLDLSGAIVEQQRPVDPIQTAMENGHDTEGEILLADVLNAIDNAAQDTRISSIILDIGNLKWTGVSKLQSIGDALSRFKESGKPIIAEANWYGQNQYFLASFADTIYLNPQGAVEMEGLSRYRQYYKSALDKLKINAHIFRVGTFKSAVEPFIRDDMSPAAKEANLALLTDMWNSYQTVVAQNRKMTGEDLVLTAQRYIDELDKAEGQSAQMALNMGWVDKLVSAEGFRLDMLELVGASAEGHRYKHVNFYDYLSLITLPPQLPNSDTVGIIVAKGTILNGHQPAGEIGGESTSTLLRKARFDDNIKAVVLRVDSPGGSAFASEQIRQEVIALKTAGKPVVVSMGSYAASGGYWISASADYIYATPTTLTGSIGIFGMLTTFEDSLSSIGVHTDGVATSQWAGMSVTKGLTPEIKAVIQRHIERGYRDFISLVASERDMSIDDVDSIAQGRVWSGRKALELGLVDELGDLEQAVTKAAEMAKLDHYDSELIEQELTPQELFIKEIMSSASAYLPQSVTADNTSVITQLLSQWSSAIDDFNAFDDPNGMYLLCDNCNL, encoded by the coding sequence ATGCCCGCTAACCCCTCATTAGTAAAAAGAATGTCTCGGCTCCTATGGAGAACCCTAAACGGTGTAAGAAAGTTAATTTTGAATGTTATTTTTTTCGGTCTGCTTATCGCCATTATCGTTTCGATCAGCATTGATGATAATGTAGAAATAGAAGCCGGATCGGCATTAGTGTTAGATCTATCAGGCGCTATCGTTGAACAACAAAGACCCGTTGATCCCATACAAACAGCCATGGAAAACGGTCACGACACTGAAGGGGAAATATTACTTGCTGATGTGCTTAATGCCATTGATAACGCAGCACAAGATACTCGTATTTCATCCATAATATTGGATATTGGTAACCTAAAATGGACTGGGGTGAGTAAACTCCAGTCCATCGGTGATGCACTCAGCCGTTTCAAAGAGTCTGGCAAACCCATCATTGCTGAAGCTAACTGGTATGGGCAAAATCAATACTTTCTCGCAAGCTTTGCCGACACCATCTACTTAAACCCCCAAGGGGCTGTTGAAATGGAAGGCTTAAGTCGTTACAGACAATATTATAAATCCGCACTCGATAAGTTGAAGATTAATGCACACATCTTTCGTGTCGGTACATTCAAATCTGCGGTTGAACCTTTTATCCGAGATGATATGTCCCCAGCGGCAAAAGAAGCCAACTTAGCCCTACTAACAGATATGTGGAATAGCTACCAAACGGTCGTCGCTCAGAATCGCAAGATGACTGGCGAAGATTTAGTATTAACAGCGCAGCGTTATATTGATGAACTCGATAAAGCAGAAGGTCAATCAGCTCAAATGGCGCTGAACATGGGCTGGGTCGATAAATTAGTATCAGCCGAGGGTTTTAGACTCGATATGCTTGAGTTAGTGGGAGCTTCAGCAGAAGGTCATCGTTATAAACACGTCAATTTTTATGACTACCTAAGCTTAATCACCTTACCTCCTCAGCTGCCAAACAGCGATACTGTCGGCATCATCGTCGCTAAAGGCACCATCCTTAATGGTCACCAACCCGCAGGGGAAATAGGGGGAGAAAGTACCTCGACTTTACTGAGGAAGGCTCGTTTTGATGATAATATTAAAGCGGTAGTATTAAGAGTCGATAGCCCTGGTGGCAGCGCTTTTGCTTCAGAACAAATAAGACAAGAAGTCATAGCACTAAAAACCGCAGGTAAGCCCGTGGTGGTTAGTATGGGAAGCTACGCCGCATCAGGCGGATATTGGATTTCTGCCAGTGCAGATTATATCTACGCCACCCCAACGACTTTAACGGGATCTATCGGCATATTTGGGATGCTCACCACTTTTGAAGATTCATTGTCGAGTATTGGTGTTCACACTGATGGCGTCGCGACATCACAATGGGCAGGAATGTCGGTGACCAAAGGGTTAACCCCTGAAATAAAAGCCGTTATTCAACGTCATATTGAACGCGGCTACCGCGATTTTATTTCTTTAGTCGCCAGTGAACGTGACATGAGTATTGATGATGTTGACAGCATCGCTCAAGGCCGAGTTTGGTCAGGACGAAAAGCACTGGAACTTGGACTTGTTGACGAATTAGGCGATCTAGAGCAAGCAGTCACAAAAGCTGCCGAAATGGCTAAACTCGACCATTATGATAGTGAACTCATTGAACAAGAACTCACACCACAAGAATTGTTTATCAAAGAAATAATGTCATCAGCTAGCGCCTACTTGCCACAATCAGTAACGGCAGACAATACTTCCGTTATCACGCAACTATTGTCTCAATGGTCAAGTGCTATCGATGACTTTAATGCTTTCGATGATCCCAACGGTATGTATTTATTATGCGACAATTGTAATTTGTAA
- a CDS encoding FAD-dependent oxidoreductase encodes MSFPHLLAPLDLGFTALKNRVLMGSMHTGLEEEKGGFEKLAQFYKERVVGGVGLIVTGGISPNLRGRLAPNACQLSFPWQIGKHQVVTKAVHEAGGKICMQLLHAGRYGYHPFSQAPSKIKSPITPFTPSAMSARQICGTIKDYASSAALSQRAGYDGVEVMGSEGYLINQFVSSRTNVREDEWGGSFANRIKFPLEIVRSIRQKVGDDFIIIFRLSMLDLVDNGSSWDEVVELAKLLERAGVTIMNTGIGWHEARVPTIATSVPRGGFAWVTERLKQEITIPLVATNRINTPDIAEHILASGQADMVSMARPFLADADFVNKAQAGTPELINTCIGCNQACLDHTFALKRATCLVNPRACYETELNFTPTMKKKRIAVMGAGPAGMAFSVYAAMRGHDVVLFEAKSEVGGQFNLARKIPGKEEFDETIRYFIHQMALHHVELRLNTRLDATVVRDEPFDEIVMSSGVVPRKIALPGFDNPKVVDYQQVLNNEVLLGERVALIGAGGIGFDMAHFLCEPESTTLQPDKWLKQWGIDKEYSERGGLMAPVDTSAHRDIYLLQRKKSKMGKGLGKTTGWIHRLVLKKHQVKMRTGVNYRQFDEQGLHITVDEKDEILPVDNVVLCAGQESNRTLLDEMKATGLPVHLIGGVDVAAELDAKRAIRQGAELAIKL; translated from the coding sequence ATGTCGTTTCCGCATTTATTAGCCCCCTTAGATCTGGGCTTTACAGCGTTAAAAAACCGTGTACTGATGGGATCTATGCATACTGGCTTAGAGGAAGAGAAAGGCGGGTTTGAGAAACTCGCACAATTTTACAAAGAGCGTGTTGTAGGAGGCGTAGGCTTAATTGTCACTGGTGGGATCTCGCCTAACTTACGTGGACGTTTAGCCCCTAATGCTTGTCAGTTAAGCTTTCCATGGCAAATAGGCAAACATCAAGTTGTGACGAAAGCGGTACATGAAGCTGGTGGAAAGATTTGTATGCAACTTTTACATGCTGGCCGTTATGGTTACCATCCTTTTTCCCAAGCACCGAGTAAAATTAAATCCCCTATCACCCCCTTTACCCCTTCGGCGATGTCTGCTAGGCAAATTTGTGGGACGATTAAAGATTATGCTTCTTCGGCTGCGTTATCCCAAAGAGCGGGATACGATGGTGTTGAGGTGATGGGATCAGAAGGCTATTTGATTAACCAATTTGTCTCTTCGCGTACCAATGTTCGTGAGGATGAATGGGGAGGAAGTTTTGCAAATAGAATCAAGTTTCCATTAGAGATCGTCCGTAGTATTAGACAAAAAGTGGGTGATGATTTCATTATTATCTTTAGATTATCCATGTTGGATCTTGTTGACAATGGTTCAAGTTGGGATGAAGTCGTTGAGTTAGCAAAATTGTTAGAACGTGCTGGTGTCACGATCATGAATACCGGGATTGGTTGGCATGAAGCGCGAGTACCGACAATTGCCACCAGTGTACCAAGAGGGGGATTTGCTTGGGTAACAGAGCGCCTTAAGCAAGAAATCACGATCCCTTTAGTGGCAACGAATCGCATTAATACGCCTGACATTGCGGAACATATTCTTGCGTCAGGTCAAGCCGATATGGTCTCGATGGCCAGGCCTTTTTTAGCAGACGCCGATTTTGTTAACAAAGCCCAAGCAGGGACACCTGAGCTTATCAATACGTGCATTGGGTGTAATCAGGCCTGTCTTGATCATACCTTTGCACTTAAACGCGCGACGTGTTTGGTTAATCCTAGGGCATGCTATGAAACGGAACTCAATTTTACGCCGACGATGAAAAAGAAACGTATCGCTGTGATGGGAGCTGGCCCTGCAGGGATGGCATTTTCCGTTTATGCGGCAATGCGTGGACATGATGTGGTGTTATTTGAAGCTAAATCGGAAGTGGGTGGGCAATTTAATTTGGCTCGTAAAATTCCTGGTAAAGAGGAATTTGATGAAACCATACGTTACTTTATTCATCAGATGGCATTACATCATGTTGAGTTGCGTTTAAATACACGACTTGATGCCACAGTGGTAAGAGATGAGCCATTTGATGAAATCGTGATGTCATCAGGTGTTGTGCCGAGAAAAATAGCGCTTCCTGGCTTTGATAACCCTAAAGTGGTGGATTATCAACAAGTACTTAACAATGAAGTCTTACTGGGCGAGCGCGTTGCCTTGATTGGTGCGGGTGGGATTGGTTTTGATATGGCCCATTTTCTTTGTGAGCCAGAATCTACCACACTGCAACCTGATAAATGGTTAAAACAATGGGGGATCGATAAGGAATACTCTGAACGTGGTGGGCTAATGGCCCCGGTTGATACTAGCGCACATCGTGATATTTATTTATTGCAACGTAAAAAAAGCAAAATGGGTAAAGGGTTAGGTAAGACCACTGGTTGGATACATAGGCTGGTACTTAAGAAGCATCAGGTTAAGATGAGAACGGGCGTTAATTACCGTCAATTTGACGAGCAAGGGTTACACATAACAGTGGATGAAAAAGATGAAATTTTGCCCGTTGATAATGTCGTCTTGTGTGCTGGGCAGGAGTCAAATAGAACATTACTCGATGAGATGAAGGCGACTGGATTACCTGTCCATTTAATTGGCGGTGTCGATGTTGCCGCGGAGCTGGATGCTAAGCGGGCCATACGTCAAGGTGCTGAACTGGCGATTAAACTATAA
- a CDS encoding manganese-dependent inorganic pyrophosphatase, which yields MSVYVVGHKIPDSDSICGAIALAYLKNQINEPAIAARLGELSPETAFILEKFGFEAPEFKTSYAGEEVYIVDHSELTQAPDDIAQATIVGIVDHHKLGDLTTSTPLECWIRPVGCSNTIIKMMFDFHSVKIPKDIAGIMLCAILSDTVIFKSPTCTTADIKCVEALAEIAGIEDFKALGMDMFKVKSAVSGTSARDLVMRDFKDFNMNGKKIGIGQLEVIDLSVFDNIKAELEADILALKAEGERHSVILLLTDIMKEGSELLVVSDDASLIERAYGKVCVNDRVWLDGVLSRKKQIVPQLQAALV from the coding sequence ATGTCAGTTTATGTTGTGGGACATAAGATCCCAGATTCAGATTCAATTTGTGGTGCGATTGCACTTGCTTACTTAAAAAATCAGATCAATGAGCCGGCAATTGCGGCTCGTTTAGGTGAGTTATCACCTGAAACAGCGTTTATTTTAGAAAAATTTGGATTTGAAGCACCAGAGTTTAAGACAAGCTATGCGGGTGAAGAAGTGTATATTGTCGATCACTCTGAGTTAACTCAGGCGCCGGATGATATTGCTCAAGCCACCATTGTTGGTATTGTTGATCACCATAAGTTGGGTGACTTGACCACATCAACCCCACTTGAGTGTTGGATCCGTCCTGTCGGTTGCAGTAATACCATTATTAAGATGATGTTTGATTTCCACAGTGTCAAAATCCCTAAAGACATCGCGGGTATTATGCTGTGTGCGATTTTAAGCGATACGGTGATTTTTAAATCTCCAACTTGCACCACGGCTGATATTAAGTGTGTGGAAGCTCTGGCTGAAATTGCTGGGATTGAAGATTTTAAGGCGCTTGGGATGGATATGTTCAAGGTCAAATCTGCCGTTTCAGGAACGTCAGCACGGGATCTTGTGATGCGTGATTTCAAAGATTTTAACATGAATGGCAAGAAAATTGGCATTGGCCAGCTAGAAGTCATCGACTTATCAGTGTTTGACAATATTAAAGCTGAGCTTGAAGCGGATATTCTTGCATTAAAAGCCGAAGGTGAGCGCCATAGCGTGATTTTGCTGTTAACAGATATCATGAAAGAAGGATCTGAGTTACTAGTTGTCAGTGATGATGCAAGCTTAATTGAACGTGCTTACGGTAAAGTTTGTGTTAATGATAGAGTGTGGCTTGACGGTGTATTAAGCCGCAAAAAGCAGATCGTGCCACAGTTGCAAGCAGCACTGGTGTAA